One Lysinibacillus sp. OF-1 DNA segment encodes these proteins:
- a CDS encoding D-alanyl-D-alanine carboxypeptidase family protein, with product MKKKMNTVLRLLLIPVLLFSIFAGIPAKANAETDLGLTVDAAILIDADSGKILYEQNADTSLGIASMTKMMTEYLLLDAIDAGTVKWEQEYQVTDYTYRMSQNRALSNVPLRRDGSYTIRELYEAMAIYSANAATVAIAETIAGSETEFLKLMNKKAEELGLEGYKFVNSTGLNNADLFGMHPSGTGPEDENVMPAKSVAKLAYHLLKDHPKVLETSQITKKTFREGTDDAIEMSNWNFMLPGLVYEYQGVDGLKTGTTNFAGHCFTGTAERNGTRLIAVVMKAVDANGQGSYAARFDATAKLFNYGFSQFSKQEILPANYTFKDQKTVKVTKGKEDKVAIAVKEPISFMIKSSDKDLYKPTLVLDKKSLEADVKKDTVVGKVVIERTEGTDYGFIDGKDISSDVVTTEAVERASGISLFFQGIGNFFGNLWGGITDFVGGLF from the coding sequence GTGAAAAAGAAAATGAACACCGTATTACGTTTACTCCTAATCCCTGTTTTATTATTTAGTATTTTTGCGGGTATTCCTGCAAAGGCAAATGCGGAAACAGATTTGGGATTAACAGTGGATGCTGCGATTTTAATTGACGCAGATTCAGGGAAAATTTTATATGAACAAAACGCAGATACTTCACTAGGTATTGCAAGTATGACGAAAATGATGACTGAATACCTGTTACTGGACGCGATTGATGCAGGGACAGTTAAGTGGGAACAGGAATATCAAGTAACAGATTATACGTATCGTATGTCTCAAAATCGTGCATTAAGTAATGTACCTTTACGTAGAGATGGCTCTTACACGATCCGTGAGTTATACGAAGCCATGGCCATTTATTCGGCAAATGCGGCAACCGTAGCTATTGCCGAAACGATTGCGGGTTCTGAGACTGAATTTTTAAAGTTAATGAATAAAAAAGCAGAGGAACTTGGCTTAGAGGGCTATAAATTTGTCAATTCTACGGGTCTTAATAACGCTGATTTATTTGGTATGCATCCATCAGGTACAGGTCCAGAAGACGAAAATGTAATGCCTGCTAAATCTGTAGCTAAATTGGCGTATCATCTATTAAAAGACCACCCGAAGGTTTTAGAAACATCTCAAATTACAAAGAAAACGTTCCGTGAAGGCACAGATGATGCCATTGAAATGTCTAACTGGAACTTTATGTTACCTGGATTAGTGTATGAATATCAAGGGGTAGATGGATTAAAAACAGGTACAACAAACTTTGCAGGTCACTGCTTCACAGGTACTGCAGAGCGCAATGGTACTCGTTTGATTGCGGTGGTTATGAAAGCTGTTGATGCAAATGGACAAGGATCATATGCAGCTCGCTTTGATGCCACAGCAAAATTATTTAATTATGGTTTTTCACAATTCTCTAAACAAGAAATTTTACCAGCGAACTATACATTCAAAGATCAAAAAACGGTAAAAGTGACAAAAGGTAAAGAAGACAAAGTAGCGATTGCAGTAAAAGAACCAATTTCATTTATGATTAAGTCTTCTGATAAAGATTTATATAAACCTACATTGGTTTTAGATAAAAAGAGTTTAGAGGCAGATGTTAAGAAAGACACTGTTGTAGGAAAGGTCGTTATTGAGCGCACAGAAGGCACTGATTACGGCTTTATCGATGGCAAGGATATTTCATCTGATGTTGTCACAACAGAGGCTGTAGAGCGTGCTAGCGGTATTTCATTGTTCTTCCAAGGTATAGGTAACTTCTTCGGCAATTTATGGGGAGGCATTACAGACTTTGTTGGGGGACTATTTTAA
- the asnB gene encoding asparagine synthase (glutamine-hydrolyzing), producing MCGITGWASFQRDLRTSDTILKSMTQTLNKRGPDDENIWCSEHIAFGHRRLAVIDLIGGKQPMKKIHDGVNYVITYNGELYNTEELRKELLKRGHSFTTHSDTEVLLTAYIEWKEKCVDFLNGIFAFGVWDEQTQSLFLCRDRLGVKPLYYTEQQGGVLFASEVKALLAHPMVQASVNVEGLASMMAVGPSRAPGKTLFQNIEELRPGYAMRFSREGLKKWPYWQLQSQRHEETLEETTEHVRFLLTDAIERQLISDVPICTFLSGGLDSSIITGIAANRFQQQNHKLHTFSIDYEDNERFFNPHAFQTSTDTYWIQKMTDTFQTTHHAEEITQQQLIDLLVESVIVRDSPGMADVDSSLLWFCREIKKDFTVALSGECADEIFGGYPWFQEKTSGFPWIRSLSERGGLLQEKWDKKLKIESYAHQLYTQTMAEVPLLDGESPAEARHREMFYLNMLWFMQTLLERKDRMSMGASLEVRVPFADHRLVEYAWNIPWEMKNLDGIEKGLLRKSMAHLLPDEVLYRKKNPYPKTYHPVYTAGVQKWLREILHDKNSILHELFERQKLAELIESGGSSFKIPWYGQLMAGPQLLAYLGQIHTWFEHYQIQLIET from the coding sequence ATGTGTGGAATTACAGGATGGGCTAGTTTTCAAAGGGATTTAAGAACAAGTGACACAATTTTAAAATCGATGACACAAACATTAAATAAAAGAGGGCCGGATGATGAAAATATTTGGTGTAGTGAGCATATTGCATTTGGCCATCGACGATTGGCAGTTATCGATCTAATTGGCGGCAAACAGCCAATGAAAAAAATACATGATGGCGTAAACTATGTCATTACATACAATGGCGAACTTTATAATACGGAAGAGTTACGTAAAGAACTTTTAAAAAGAGGCCACAGCTTTACAACACATTCAGATACGGAAGTGTTATTAACTGCCTATATTGAATGGAAAGAAAAATGTGTAGATTTTTTAAATGGCATTTTTGCCTTCGGTGTTTGGGATGAGCAAACACAATCACTATTTTTATGCCGAGATCGATTAGGTGTGAAACCTTTGTATTATACAGAGCAACAAGGCGGTGTGCTTTTTGCATCTGAAGTGAAGGCCTTGTTGGCACATCCCATGGTTCAAGCAAGTGTAAATGTGGAAGGATTGGCAAGTATGATGGCTGTAGGGCCCTCTAGAGCACCAGGCAAGACACTTTTTCAAAATATCGAGGAATTAAGACCGGGATATGCTATGCGGTTTTCCAGAGAAGGCTTGAAAAAGTGGCCATATTGGCAGCTACAAAGCCAAAGGCATGAAGAAACATTAGAGGAAACTACTGAGCATGTTCGTTTTTTATTGACGGATGCGATTGAACGTCAGCTTATTTCAGATGTACCTATTTGTACATTTCTTTCAGGTGGACTTGATTCCAGTATCATTACCGGTATTGCAGCAAATAGATTTCAACAACAAAATCATAAATTGCATACATTTTCTATCGATTACGAAGATAATGAACGTTTCTTTAATCCACATGCTTTCCAAACATCAACGGATACGTATTGGATTCAAAAAATGACGGATACTTTCCAGACAACACATCATGCAGAGGAAATCACGCAACAGCAGTTAATTGATTTATTAGTAGAGTCAGTGATCGTCCGGGATTCTCCTGGAATGGCAGATGTCGACTCATCGTTATTATGGTTTTGTCGAGAAATAAAAAAAGATTTTACTGTAGCATTATCAGGAGAGTGTGCAGATGAAATTTTTGGTGGATACCCATGGTTTCAAGAAAAAACTTCAGGTTTTCCTTGGATTCGTTCATTGTCTGAAAGAGGTGGATTACTTCAAGAGAAGTGGGATAAAAAATTAAAAATTGAGTCCTATGCACATCAACTCTACACACAAACAATGGCTGAAGTACCGTTGTTAGATGGAGAAAGTCCGGCAGAAGCAAGACATCGAGAAATGTTTTATTTAAATATGCTCTGGTTCATGCAAACATTGTTAGAAAGAAAAGATCGTATGAGCATGGGGGCAAGTTTAGAGGTGCGTGTTCCTTTTGCAGATCATAGGCTTGTGGAATATGCTTGGAATATTCCGTGGGAAATGAAGAATTTGGATGGAATAGAAAAAGGATTACTTCGAAAATCGATGGCACACTTATTACCTGATGAAGTGTTGTATCGTAAAAAGAATCCTTATCCTAAAACGTACCACCCTGTTTATACAGCAGGTGTTCAAAAATGGTTGAGAGAAATCCTTCACGATAAAAATTCAATTTTACATGAACTATTTGAACGACAAAAGCTTGCAGAGTTAATTGAATCGGGAGGTAGCTCTTTTAAAATTCCATGGTATGGGCAATTAATGGCAGGGCCTCAGCTTTTAGCATATTTAGGGCAAATTCATACATGGTTTGAACACTATCAGATTCAATTGATTGAAACGTAA